The Myxocyprinus asiaticus isolate MX2 ecotype Aquarium Trade chromosome 19, UBuf_Myxa_2, whole genome shotgun sequence nucleotide sequence GTAaagaatgattaccatattcctgtatcatgaaaaaaagaaaagagagagagagagagagagagagagagagagagagagagcatggtaTTGCTATTGTTTGAAAGACTAGAATAGAAATAGAATATTAAgtagcatttttgtaattacgTAATTTCCTTATTTGTTAAAGCTGAGGTAGTGAATTtttgcgccaccaaacggaattgcaaaaataaactttgttttcaaaacagctttctgaatacgcccccgaCTGCTGTTGGTCAAACAACGAGAGAGTCCCgccccccaactcacaccattggtcgagtaacgttgttggggcgggtctaagcgggtcgctcaaaacaaacatcaaTTTTCATAGCAGACAccagaaacacagtgtttacagttttcgagaaaattaacctttgAATGTCTTACTAATAgctatctctgcatattaagttgggaaaggagaaagtatttttaacaatgaaaaagttacatacttcagctttaactgaaTTATCTGTTACATCATTTTAGGAATGTGCATGGGGTGGACAATTCATGAAAGCTAGATACAGTAAATGATAACGTTTTGGTCTTCACTTAGACAAATTACACAAAAGTATAGCAAATAttgcattttaaaggtgcacttaatagtttttcctcattaaaaaagtttaactcctaaagacatgaattgtaattttgcaatatatgtaggaaattatgaccactcacattaaaatgaagacttcagtcatatcagtaactttataaaagctgttttattctacacggagagggtcagcacatgggggctgccatgttagaatcacatgaccagccaaatactactagcttaatctcagtaaccgtcctgttatttgacactttcactcattgattcaagtaatcatggcttactgtgaatactacatttctacaatggtatctgatactaaaaactattgattttaaatgatgctgcatccaagcccctaggtgtcagtgtaagtccaagatgacacaaaggcaaaagttacagagtgcacctttaaaagtcaAATTCATGCGCCCCTGTGTGTGTTAGATATGCCACATATCTGACCTACCAGTTTTAAGGTCAGCAAGTCAAAGCGAATGTGCGCAAACTCACTGTTCCCTAGAGTCTAGTATATGATCTATCTGAGCAATGATCACATCTATATACTCCTTTTATCTTGTGGGCTGACCATATAAACCACATCTTGTAGTAGCTAAACCATTTTCATGTGTGGAAAATGATGAAGCTGACAGGCTTCCTGGCCTCTTTCACACCGCTAACTCTCTGGCTGTGTGATGTATTGAGGAGATCATGTGCGCCCTTGATATATAACGGCCACTTCAAAGGCAGGGGCCCGGCGTGAGAACCAGTCGCTCTAAAGCAGATAACCAGCGGATTTATGACCCCGCACTTTTCCCATGAATGTCGGTGGGCAGCAGGCGCTGTTTGCCTTAATCCCCATTCACTTGGAAATGCTGATACTTTTTCTCTTAAGGAATTTAAATGTGTGACAGTGATTTACTAATGTAAATCTGTCTAACAGACCCTGGCATAAAGGGAGTAGATTAGGCCAGCATAAAGACCCATTTTGGGGAGTAGTGACAGGCGTTGTTTTGCTTTCATGTGGCGCACACTACTGCACTCGTACAAACGGTTGTTCACGCCTGCCAGAATAGCTACAAACGTTTTGACTTGAGGGACCTTGTCTTCAATAAACATCACATGAAAATAGCTTAAATGTTATTTAGAAATTGTTGCAGCatcaacaattatttattgattttttaagttaacaaacataaagggatagttcacctaaaaatgaaaattgtgtcattatttactcaccctatggccgttccaaacctgtaagacctccagtcttccatgcaacacaaaagaagatgtttggaagactgttagcctcagtcactattgacttttattgcatctttatttccatacaatgaaagtgaatggatatgggtttggaacaacaaaagagtgagtaaatgatgacagaattttcattcttaaaATGGCTGGTGATAATGTAACAATGTTGACTTTAACTTCTCTTAATTTATGGTTTTCTTTGATAAATTAGTTTGCTGCTTACTCAAACTTTAAAGTTTGCTGACAGATTTATTAGTTGAAGTGGCATGTATAATTGCagttgtttgttttattgattgGTTTCTTCTGCACTATtagaaaaacacataaaagaacacattttttttttctaccatacAATTCCAAGAACTCAAATTATGCTTGGGAAAAGCAATTACTTTCTCTCATAACATTCCAGAATCTGTTGTGGTGAAGGCAAATGGAATGATGGTTTTATGGCCTATTTgttagaaagaaaaacaaaacttctTCAATTTCTTCAgggtatgtgtttttttttttttttgcatagaaaatgGTTACATCTTACAGAATGTGATAGGGTTATTAAAAAGGTAACAAAGTTACAGAAGTATTATTAAACTGAGAATCTGACATATGAGTTTTAGTGaatgttattttttacattttcagtaggTCTAATGTGTAACGTGGAGAAGATCCTGTCTCTCCAAAAACAGTAGTGACTGAAGTGCATCATACCAATTTACTAATCTAATTTCAATATAAACTCTAGTTACAATCTTACACATATACAGATTTACAAACTGGATTGTTAAATCAAAgattacaaaaatgattatctGCAAAACCTTTGGTTTGTCTTTAAAAAAGTTGTTCTGTTTTACTCAAAAACTACTTTGTAAGCGTttgtgaaaatcagacaaaacacTTTTTCAACTGAAAAATTTTAAAGCATTATATCTCAAATGCAGCATATACGTTTTAGGAGTGTTTACGCAGTGTATATTAGATATGCCACATATTTGACCTACCAGTTTTGAGGTCAGTAAGTCAAAGCGACTGTGTGCAAACTCACTGTGCCCTAAAGCCTAAACTTTAGGAGTGTTTACGTAGGCACTGTCACACAGTACGGTTTTTTTTTCACTTgaaacaagttaaaggaatattccaggttcaatttaattgaagctcaatcaacagcaattgtgacataatgatgattaccagaaaaaattatttagactcctCACTCctattctttataaaaagcaaaaatcgaagttacagtgaggcatttacaatggaagtgaatggggacaatttttgaagggtttaaaggaagaaatgtgaaacttaaaattttataaaagcattacatATATTCTTCacttaaaactagtttaaatgtGTAACGTGGTTTCAATCTGAATTTTCACGGTCATTTTAGGgtattagggtttacagcattatgtcgtcatggcaacaaagttgtaaagttggacataactttacacagaagaggttatcatgttaatacgcatattgtttacatcttttgtctatacttttgaaacagtgagtattttaatgtttacagattggccccattgaccgtgcctcactgtaacccagattttagcttttttttaatcacttttgtgtaattaacattatgccaaaaatgctgtcaactgagcttaacatttatagaacccggaatatttctttaaacaaaaaagcCAAATTTCTCTATGAGAACAAAGTAGATGAGTGAGAGAAGTTGACATAAATAAAGAGATTGAGTgggatttttctttaaaaatggcaaTCACCCTTAATCAAATCGCTCTTAAAAAGGTAAAGTGTGTCAATTCTGCGCCACTACTGTCACTAaactgaactgcaaaaataatacatgttttcaCACAGCTTTCCCAAACACTCCTGCCGACTTCCATTGGTagatcaaacagatagtcccgccccaaaatcATGCCATTGATTGAACCAATGTTGTTatgtcgggctggttgggatgttCAAACAAACTGATCAAAGTTGAAAGCTCCACAGAACCggttacacttttcaggggaatcaatctacgaatggctttcttatagatgtctctgcatattaaactgggtcaagaaaaagtaatttaacatcgaaaaaatgacacacatctGCTTTAAGGTTTCCACTTAGTGtaatgagtaaaacattttttttttccctcccagtGAGTTGCATACATGCACGAGTGTGTAAAACTGGTCACAAAAAGCCTTTCTTTTATGTACAAAGAGTGGAAGACATCCAGCTGCAACAAGAGCTTTGAGCAAATCCAACTCTTAAAATGCTCCCACTTCAGTTCCCCATGGTCGGTATGGTTTACTGCTGCTTCCACTGCTACCACTGCTCTGTTGGGATGCGTTGGATGTGGAAACAGAAGTGTTAACGGCCGAAGAAGCCACCGCTGATGCCGTTACACTGGGGCTGAAGAGCGGGAATCCTCCGGAAAATGACAGAGGGAAGGTTTGTGCTGCAGCTGCGGCGGCTGCCGCGTGAACGGTAGCTGATAACGAAAGGAGCGAGCTGGACAGTGACGGTACGCAGGGAGCGACGCTGCCTGTAGAGGGCACTCTTATTACGGAGTCATTGTGGGAGTAGGAGGAGGTCAGCAGGGCTGCACCCCTCTGTGGGACCTCAGACAGCCTGCTTGAGGAGCTCTCTGAGGATGGAAGTCCGCTCTGCTGCAGGAATGCAGCGGGAATGGGATGTAACGTTGTGGCCCAGTGGTGCGGGTGCAGGGCCTGCTGTTGATGGGCCATGGATGTGGTCATGGTAGCTGCTTCCCTCTGCGAGGCACAGCTGCTGAGGTGAGAAACCAGACGGACGCGGAGTGGGTCGCTGGAGTCCAGACCTTCCACTGAGCTCAAATACCTGGCCACTTCAGTTAGACACTCCCTGAAGCCAATGCTCATGAAGTCCATTGCTATGGAATGAGCATCAAAAtatcctgagagagagagacagagagtgaataaTTAAAACTTGAATGCCATGTGCCTATAAATACAGCTCTTCTATCAGAAACTTTAATGAAGCCAACAGCTGGTGCTGGTCAAGATAAAACAAAACAGAGATACACCGCCAATTGCACTGACCAACAGAACCCCACTGTGCTCAAGAGTCTGACTGGGATTATGACCTGaactgtttgtatgtttgttttgtcTCCCCAGTGCTTTGCTTTTAACACTCATTGGAAAGGCCTAACAAACCCCCGACAGTGCAGCCTGTGAATGTGGCCTCACTCCCCTCCCATGGATTTATGAATGCAAACACAATCCCAGTGTCAAGTACTTCTTTTGTCCTGCCAGCGCTTTCCCACGAGTTCAATCCTACCATTAAAATTGATTTCCACTTGAATCTTGTCAAAAGGGAACTCCAAGCTCAAATTTCACTACAGCGTTAGGCGAAGCACAAAACATGGAACAAACAACTCGTACCTTTCCCTCCTGTGGCCTGGAGCATCTTCAAATGATCTACTGTCATCTGCAATATTTCTGCTTTCTCTAATTTGGCAGATCCCTTGGGAGAAGAAATACGATATGTAAGGGAAAAAAAGCTGTTTACATGCTTTTAATGTGATATCTTTGATCAATTCGTATGACAACACCCTTTTCTATTTACGTACTGTCTATTTAgtactattattattacaaaatacTTTGATATTGCATACTCATGGATAGAAACTAGAgcagaaatgttattttataaactCACCTGTTTCTCAAATGCTGTTGGGACCAGGCGACGCAGCTCCgataaactattatttattcGATCTCTTCGTCTCTTCTCAATGATCTGCAATAATGATTACATAATAATCAACATACAATGTATCATATAGATTAGAAATGGAATCAAGAACATGACAAAAGTTATGAATTACCCCTCTCCGCTTCTTTCTGGCCATAACTTGGGATGTTGTGGTAGGTGAGCCACATCTTATAAATGAACCGCTGCTTTGACTTTggggaagaaaaaataaattaaaatgtatcgaGCAATTAAGGagctaataatatataatatatatatatatatatatatatatatatatatatatatatatatatatatatatatatatatatatatgacgcCATATATTTAGATGTTACctaaagaagatttttttttacatatgtttttttacatgtaatttttagTGTGAACTTTTTTAAAACTTTCACTAATATGTCATTAAAACATCACAAAATTCATAGCTCATAATTCATTATATTCACTCAAACATTTAGAAATGTCAGTAGGCCTAACACTTCATGATAACATTCGTTAAAATGTATACTACGTCATAAGAAACCTTATATAAAACTTAGTAGTTCTGACATATATTCAGTATGAGCATAATAATACATTAATCAAAGATCAATGACATTTCTAACTATTTGAATGGTACTACTCGTTTTTTAAGCAGTATaatgtaaattattaatattattcaagttcttaaaatactttttgtctgTCCGAATGAAGTTATCTAATTTCTAAGAAAAACTACCGATAATCTAAAATGCATTAGCAATTAATTTCTGAAGATACCACCTAAAAGTGAATGCTCTTGTGTGATATCAACAACGAACAAGCTGTGTTTTCCCATCCGTGCTTACCCAGAGTAGTTATTCTCGCTGCCCACATCAATAGTTTCATCCATATCGCTGTCGGACGTGGTGTCTTCACAAGGCCGCTTCATGGTGCACTCAGGTACACTCACCAAACCCCTCTGAGCGGCTTTCCCACGAACCGCTGGAGCCTCGGTCTCACATTCACGCCCACGTCCTGCTTTGGGAACAcccaccgaaaaaaaaaaaaacagcaaacacGCCCAGAGCCATCAAATGGAGGTCTCAAACTTCATTCCCCTGATAATTGACTCTGCCCTGCTTCAACACTCGCGCGCTGCACCCGAGGGCCCCAGAAGCGTGAGAAACACTTTACACAAGAAAGACGAAGGGGTTTCATCGCCTGACAGAGCTTGGCTGCAGTCTGTAGATACTGTAGACTAGAAATCTAGGTAAAGGGTTTCTGGCAAGGTTGAAATGAGGATGCAGTATGACTCTCCTAAATGTAGTCAGGTTTAACACGAACGCAATGTTCTATATACCCAATACAACGcaaattgtgtgtttttgttttttatttttatttttatttttatttttatttttattttttaatgtaaaaattattattattattattatttaaagtttaTTAATTGCAATAAATCAAATACAAAGAATCAGTTTGAAACACAAGCTGACAGCTTATTgaaatgtctttatttatttatttaattgtccaGAGTTAATATTCATTCCCAAATATTGATGTATGGAAGTATGGAAGCAATTTATACAttccaattaaaggaatattccgggtttcatacaagttaagctcaatcaacagcattttttaaatattattattattattattattattattattatttggcataatatttattaccaaaaaataaattttttacttgcccctccttttctttaaaaaatgcaaatatctgggttacagtgagtactacttacaatggaagtgaatggggacaatccataaacattaaaatactcactgttttaaaagtatagccacaagacaaaaacaatatgcgtattaacatgattttagtgtgataaaatcgcttactaaccttttctgtgtaaagttataaccaattttacaacctcGTTGCCATGACGTGAtgtaacaactttacagctatcaaataataaataataatacattttaactgaaaacaaCTGAACacagaagtgttttttttataaaattataagcttcacatttctgcatttaaacactccaaaaattggccccattcactttcattgtaagtgcctcactgtaacctggatttgtgcttttttttttttttttttttttttttttttataaagaaaaggagggaggagtctaaataatttttgccataatcaacattatgccacaaatgctgttgactgagcttaacttgtattgaacccggaatattccattaatcAAATACAAAGAATCAGTTAAAAATAAGATGCAAATGTGAGAGTTTATTTAAATATCTAGTTTATTAACTATTTACTTATTTCATTTGTCcagaatttattaatatttcttgGCACATTTTTAATGAACAAGTAtggaaataatttataaataacaaGTAATCAAAAACAAAGAACCTGTATAAAATAAGATACAATTCTGACAGTTTGTATAaatgtcttatttattttatttttccagagTTTCAACATTTTTATTTGCACATTTCTTAATAAGCAAGTGTGTacataattaataaatgtaattgtttcaaactgattaaaatgaaaaatcaatTTGGAACACGATACAGTTTATTGAAATGTCTTTATTTTACTTAATACatagtttatttataaaaatccttattttatttatttacatatatttagttTGCttgcttaaatatttatttttacatttcttcatCAGCAAGTTTACACACTAAAAGTCAGTTAAAGGGTTTCAATAAACTTTGCACATAGACGGATAGATAGTTGTATTCAGGTATTTTATACCATATGTAATGACTGGCCCAAACAATAGGCTACCAAAGTGAACACACTTACatcaacacacatatacacacacaaactgtcAGACAAGACCGAGACGCACACTTTCACACATGGGCTCCTCATCCACTTGGAGGCCCCAGCTGTAGTGAATTTCCTGGGTTAAAACAGTGAAGACGGTACATTGTTTGGGCACACAAAACCTCCCCTTGTCATGTGCCTTTCCCCTGGTGGAGCGTAGCACAGTCTCCCAGGCAGACTGCCAGTGTGATGACTCGTTCCCACAGCTAGGAGCCCTGAGTTGAAACCCAATCGCCATGTGAGAGATAGCCAGGAACACAGGGAGGGCCGGCAGGGCCGCTGCCATTGGGAGGTTACCGCGAGCCAAGTGGCACCCCCACCACTGCGGCCACAGCTCGTAACACTATTCTtcacattgtttgtttgttgtatgCCCAATTTAACTAACATGATATAAAACCTTAGAAATGCCAAGCTGCCGTTGTAGAGGAGGGCAGCAAATGACCTTTCACACGTTAATTTCTGCAACTTGGAATTGAAATTGaaatctttttacattttttttttctgttgtgttgtttattctgcagaacatttTATGTAAAGttcataataaatacaataactGCAGCATGCTTTCTAGATAAAATttggaaaatgtgtcttttttaaaataattcgtCATGTCACAGGACCATTTCAAATGAACTAATAGagtgatatacagtgcatctggaaagtattcacagcgcttcactttttccacattttgttatgttacagccttattccaaaatggattaaattcattattttcctcaaaattctacaaacaataccccataatgacaatgtgaaagaagtgtgtttgaaatctttgcaaatttattaaaaataaaaaacgacaaaaaatcacatgtacataagtattcacagcctttgacatgacactcaaaattgagctcaggtgcatcctgtttccactgatcatccttgagacgtttctacaacttgattggagtccacctgtggtaaattcagttgattagacatgatttggaaaggcacacacctgtctatataaggtcccacagttaacagtgcatgtcagagcacaaaccaagccatgaagtccaaggaattgtctgtagacctccgagacaggattgtatcgaggcacagatctggggaagggtacagaaaaatttctgcagcattgaagg carries:
- the LOC127456677 gene encoding hairy/enhancer-of-split related with YRPW motif protein 2 — translated: MKRPCEDTTSDSDMDETIDVGSENNYSGQSSGSFIRCGSPTTTSQVMARKKRRGIIEKRRRDRINNSLSELRRLVPTAFEKQGSAKLEKAEILQMTVDHLKMLQATGGKGYFDAHSIAMDFMSIGFRECLTEVARYLSSVEGLDSSDPLRVRLVSHLSSCASQREAATMTTSMAHQQQALHPHHWATTLHPIPAAFLQQSGLPSSESSSSRLSEVPQRGAALLTSSYSHNDSVIRVPSTGSVAPCVPSLSSSLLSLSATVHAAAAAAAAQTFPLSFSGGFPLFSPSVTASAVASSAVNTSVSTSNASQQSSGSSGSSSKPYRPWGTEVGAF